Below is a window of Ralstonia pickettii DNA.
CGCCGCTGGCCGGCATGGTCGAAATCAACCGCAAGGTGATCGGTGACCATCGCGGCTACTTCACGCGCTTCTTCTGCGCAGACGAACTGGCCGCCGCCGGCTTTGACAGCCCGATCGCGCAAATCAATCACTCGTATTCCGCCAAGCGCGGCACCGTGCGTGGGCTGCATTTTCAGTACCCGCCGCATGCCGAGATCAAGCTGGTGAGTTGCGTGCGCGGCCGTGTGTTCGACGTGGCCGTTGACCTGCGTGCAGGCTCGCCGACGTTCCTGCAATGGCATGCGGTGGAATTGTCCGCCGAGCGCCACAACAGCCTGCTGGTGCCGCGCGGCTTTGCCCACGGCTTCCAGGCGCTAGAAGACGATTGCGAGCTGCTGTATCTGACCTCGACGCCGTACGCGCAAGCCGCTGAAGACGGCCTCAACCCGACCGACAGCCGCCTGGCCATCGAGTGGCCGCTCGACATGACCGAATGCTCCGACCGGGACCGCAACCATCCGCCGCTGACCGACGCATTTGCAGGCATCGCGTTGCGAGCCCTGAATCCTGAACTGCAGGAACAGCCATGACCCAAAAGATTCTGTACTCGAAGCCGTCGATCACCGAGCTGGAAGTCGAATACGCCACCGACGCCGCACGCAACGGCTGGGGCGACCAGTGCTACGCCTACATCAACCGCTTCGAAAAACAGTTTGCCGAATTTGTCGGCACGCAGTACGCCATTGCCACCTCAAGCTGCACCGGTGCCATGCACATGGGGCTGGCCGCGCTCGGCATCGGCGCCGGCGACGAGGTGATCCTGGCCGACACGAACTGGATCGCCACGGCATCACCCATCACTTACGTGGGCGCGACGCCGGTGTTTGTCGACATCCTGCCGGATACGTGGTGCCTTGACCCGGCGCTCGTGGAAGCCGCCATCACGCCGCGCACGAAAGCGATCATCGCCACGCACCTCTACGGCAACCTGTGCGAGATGGACCGCCTGCTGGACATCGGCAAGCGCCACGGCATTCCCGTCATCGAAGACGCGGCCGAAGCCGTCGGCTCGCGCTGGCACGGGCACGCAACCGGCTCGCAGGGCATCTTCGGCACGTTCTCGTTCCATGGCACCAAGACCATGACGACGGGCGAAGGCGGCATGTTCGTCACCAACGACCGCGCGCTGTACGACCGCGTGATGACGCTGAACAACCATGGTCGCGTCCCGGGCGGCAAGCAGTTCTGGTCCGACTTCATCGGTTTCAAGTACCGCATTTCCAACGTGCAGGCCGCCATCGGCTGCGCGCAGCTTGAGCGCATCGACGCACTGGTTGCACGCAAGCGCGAGATCTTTGCCGAGTATCAGGCGCACCTTGGCGGCGTTGCTGGCCTTGCGCTGAACCCCGAGGCGCCTGGCACGCTCAACAGCTACTGGATGCCCACCGTCGTGTTTGACGAAGCGCTTGGCATTACGCGCGACGGGCTACTGGCCGCCTTCTCGCGCTACGGCATCGATGCACGCGTGTTCTTCTACCCGCTGAGCGAAACCGAGCTGTTCGGCACGTCCGCCGCCACCGCGCGCCACAACGCGCCCAACAGCTACGCGATTGCCGAGCGCGCCATCAACCTGCCGTCGTATCACGACATGTCGAGCGAGAACATCAAGACGGTATGCAACGTCGTGCTCGATCTCGTGCGCGAACACCAGGAGACGCTGACATGCCTGGCATCCTGACCCCCGACCAGATCGAGACCTTCCAGCGCGACGGCCTGCTGATCCTGCGCGACTTTTATGCGCCGTCGCAGGTGGAGCCGATTCAGCGCGCGGTCTACGACATCATCGGTCTGGTGATCGACAAATACCGTCTCGACATCGAGCGAGCGCCATTTGCACCGGAACGGTTCGACGACGGTTATCAGGCGCTGATCAAAGCCAATCGCAAGTACGGCGCCGAGGTGTATGACGCAGTCAAACAGATCCCGGCGTTTGTCCGGCTGCTGGGCGACGAGCGCCATGAGCAGCTCGTTCGCAGCGTGCGCCCTGGTGCCCTGCCGGGCATTGCGCACGCCGGCTCCGGCATCCGCATCGACAACCCGCGCGAAGAGAAATTTCGCGCCAACTGGCATCAGGAATATCCGGCCCAGTTGCGCAGCCTGGACGGCGTGGTGTTCTGGAGCCCGCTCGTCGAAATCACGCCCGAGATCGGGCCGGTGGAGTTCTGCCCCGGCTCGCACGTCGAAGGCCCGCTGCCCGTCTTCAGCGCCGACCCGGACAACGCGGGCAAGCAAGGCGCCTACGCATTGCTGATCAAGGACGAGGCGAGCTACCTCGCGCGCTATCCGCACGTGCAACCGCTGACCAAGCCCGGCGATCTGGTGATGGTTGACTTCCTGGTGCTGCACGCCTCGGGACACAACACAAGCCAGCGTTCGCGCTGGTCGATGCAATTCCGCTACTTCAATTTCTGCGAGCCGACCGGGCGCTCGCACGGCTGGAAGGGCTCGTACGCCAACGGCGTCGATTTCCGTACCGTCCACCCCGAACTCTCCGTGGAAGCCTGACCATGATCCAAGGTGCACTGCCCTGCAACGTCTGCCAGCAGCCGCTGCCAGAACCGATTTATCGCGCCGCGCCGCAAAGCTCGCTGTCTTCTCTGCGCCGCGCCATGGACGGCACGCTCGAGGTCTTCTGCTGCGCTGCGTGCGGCCATATTCAGACCGCCGAGCTGTGCGACAACGGCAGCTTCTACGACACCGAGTACGACATCCTCGTCAACAGCGAGGAAGAAGACCAGATCTATGCGGTCGAAAACGGCCAGAAGATCTTCCGCGCCGACCACCAGGTCGCCACGTTCCAGGGCAAGCTGGCATTGCAAGGCGCGTTGCATGAGGGCGCGCGCGTAGTCGACTTCGGCTGTGCAAAGAGCGCCACCATGCGCCTGCTCAAGCAGCAGCGCCCCGACGTAAATGTCCATCTGTTCGACATCAGCGACCGCTACGTCGGCTTCTGGGAAAAATTCCTGAGCCCCGAACAATGGGCGACGTACACGATCCCGCCGGCATGGCAGCGTTCGTTCGATGTCGTCAGCTCGTTCTTCTCTCTCGAACACATCCCCGACCTGACGACAGCGCTGCGCAACATTCACGGCCTGCTGCGGGATGGCGGCGTGCTGTACGCGATCGTGCCGAACACGTTCACCAATTCGGTGGATTTTCTGGTGGCGGATCACGTCAACCACTTCACCCACACGTCGCTGCAGACGCTGCTGGCCAACCATGGGTTTGACTTGCTCGAGGCCGACGCGCACAGCCACCGTGGCGCATTCGTCGTGACCGCCGTGCGCCGTCCTGGCGACAGCAAACTCGCGCCGGTGCTCGATGCGCAAGCATTGGCCGACACGCAGAGCGCCGCTCGCAAGCTCGCCCACTTCTGGCAACAGGCCTCCAGCCATCTGACGGACTTTGAAACGCAGCACGGCAGCGCCCCCGCCGTCATTTACGGCGCGGGTTTCTACGGTGCCTACACGGCAAGCAACCTGCAACAGCCGCATGCCCTGCGCGCTTTTGTCGATCAGAACCCGTACCTGCAAGGGTCTTCCCTGGCGGGCAAACCGGTGGTGGCGCTGGACAGCATTCCGGACGAAGTCGAAGTGGTGTACCTGGCCGTGAACCCAGTCATTGCCGATGAAGTGCGGCACACCGTGGAAGCCGCGTATCCGAATCGCTTCCGCTATTTCCGCTTCCAGCCATGATCGCGCGCGGCTCCCTCGTCCTTCGGGAATGGCGCGAGAGCGACATCGCCCAACTGGTGCCGTTGCGCAACGATGTGCCGACGCAGCTGCAACTCATGACGCGTCCGCGGCCCAACTCGGCCGCGAGCGTGCGCGACTGGCTGATCGCAAAATCGAAGCAGAGCGACCTAGTGCTTTTCGTCATTGCCAGCCAGGCAGATGACAGCGTGCTGGGCTACCTGCAGCTGAACCACATCGATGCGGTCAACCGACACGCTTCGCTGGGCATCTGCCTGGCGTCGTCCGCGCAATGCAAGGGCCACGGGCGGGCCGCATGCGAAGCCGCGTTTGCCTACGCCAGCGAAACGCTGTGCCTGCGCAAGATCACGCTGGAAGTGCTGGCCGAAAACACGCGCGCCATCGCGCTGTACGAGAAGCTCGACTTCCGCACCGTCGGCACGTTGGCCGGCCACTACCTGCAAGACAACCGCTGGCACGACGTTGTCCTCATGGAACGGATGCTCGCGTCATGAAAGTCGTGATCACTCAACCAATGCTGTTCCCGTGGGTCGGTCTGCTCGAGCAGATCATGCTGGCCGACGTGCTCGTCAATTACGCTGACGTTCAGTTCTCCAAGGGCAGCTTCACCAACCGCGTGCAGATCAAGGAGCCCGCCGGCACGCGCTGGATGACGGTGCCGCTGGAGAAGTTCCACCTCGGTGCGCGCATCGACGAAGTCAAACCCGCCACCAACGTCGACTGGCGAGCGCAGCATCTGCGCATGCTGGAGCAGGCCTACGAGGCCGCGCCGCATGCAAGCGACATGCTGGCGCTCGTGCGCTCCGTGTACGAAGCCGACTACACCAACATGGGTGCGCTGGCACTGGCGTCCATGCGGGCGGTGTGCCGTTACCTGGGCATCGAGCTGGACCGCAAGTTTGTCGACGCGCCGGAGCTGGACATTCCCGGGCGCAACACCGACCGCGTGCTCGCCATCGTGAAGAAGCTGCAAGGCGACACCTACATCACCGGACACGGCGCCAAGAACTACCTGGCCCACGAAGATTTCGAGCAGCAAGGCGTTGCCGTCGAATACATGAACTACGCCATGCGGCCGTATCCGCAATTGCATGGCGCGTTCACCCCGTTTGTCAGCAGCCTGGACCTGATTGCCAATCATGGCCCGGCCGGCAAGCAGTACATGTGCCCTCAGACCCTCCACTGGCGCGAGTTCATCCAATGAGTGAAATCGAAGCAATCCAACCCGAAGCGCCGCAAGACGTGGCGCCTGTGAAGCAGGCCGAGGCCATCCAGCAGGTTGCGCTGAGCGTCTGCATCCCGACCTACAACCGCGCCCGCTATCTCGAGAATCTGCTTGCAGAACTCGTCTCGCAGACTGGCGAGCTGAAGTTCAGCTACGAATTGCTGATCGGCGACAACTGCTCGACGGATGCCACCGAAGAAGTCGTGGGCCGCTACCAGGACAAGCTGAACATCCGGTATTTCCGGCGCCCATCGAACCTCGGTTCCGACAGAAACCTGAGTGAGCTGTACCGCTCTGCACAGGGCAAGTACGTTCTCTATCATGCCGACGACGATCTGCCGATCCTTGCAGAGATCAACAACAACATCGATATCCTGGAACGCAATCCGGGCGTGGGTGTTGTCTTCGCGCCGTGGTTCATCCACGACCTGCCGACGCGGCAAGACCTGACCGCCTTCTACCGTCAGGACGACAACTACCTGATCGAGCAGCACGACTACGCCAAGCTGCTGGCGCTGGTGCTGTCGCACCACCTGTTTCCGGAGATCTACATCGCGCGCCGCGAGGTGATGAACAACCTCTATTTCAGCGCGCCGGAGCATGCCTTCTACGCCTTCGTGCATGCGGCGGAAATGCTCGGCTCCAGCGCGGTGTACTTCAGCAAGACACCGTTCTATCGCTCGGTCTCGCGCTACTTTGCCGACGAGACGCGCGCCCAGGCCGGCAACGAACAAGTGAAGTTCGCGTGGGACCGCTATCGCGGCGGTCTGGAATACCTGTTCGGCAAGTTCTGTCACACGCTACCCGCAGCCGAGCGGCCGGAGTGGCTGAATGCCGTCAACCAGTTCATCCTGCTGCGCATGAAGGTGGCGCTACGCCTGCGCACCCAGGAGGGCGGCGACTGGATCAACAACTACTACATCGCCAACCGCGTCCGCGCGCTGGGCGAAGTGGCGGACTTGCCCGCGCCGTATGACCTGTACCGCGTCAATGCCGCGTTCGAATACGTGACCAAGCTCGACCCATTCCAGCCCCAGCCGCCCAAGTACGCCACCCTGCGCCGCGCGCCACTGCAGGTCTTTCATCACGCGCAAGCCTTTGCCGACACCGAGTTTCTGGTGCTCGACGACGATGCCGCCATTCCCCATCACACCGTCATCGTCACGCCGATTCCGATGGAGATTGCGGTGCCTGCCGGCCGTGAAGTCCGCTTCGTCTCGGAACTCGAAACACTCGCCAAATTTCCCTGAGTCACTGGTCACGCCCACATGGATCTTTCCAACGCCCATTCCGTCGTCTCGCTGATGAACAGCGTGCTGGCACCGACAAGCGCCGTCGGCGGCAGCACCGCCAGCGGCGAGGCCGGCAAACCCAGTGTCGACTTCGGCTCCGTGCTCAAGTCGTCGCTCGACCGTGTCGACGCTTCCCAGCAGAAGGCCGAATCGATCTCCCGCAGCTTTGAAATGGGCAATAACGATGTCGACCTGCACGACGTGATGCTCTCGCTGCAGAAGGCCAACATCGACATGCAGACGGCCGTGCAGGTGCGCAACAAGCTCGTCTCGGCCTACCAAAGCATCATGAGCATGTCGATCTGACATCACGCTGCACCCCCTTTTCCACGTGGCGGAGAGGGGTTTCCAGTCCTCCTTGCCATTTATATTGTGTTCAATA
It encodes the following:
- the rfbC gene encoding dTDP-4-dehydrorhamnose 3,5-epimerase — translated: MSRFTIQPTPLAGMVEINRKVIGDHRGYFTRFFCADELAAAGFDSPIAQINHSYSAKRGTVRGLHFQYPPHAEIKLVSCVRGRVFDVAVDLRAGSPTFLQWHAVELSAERHNSLLVPRGFAHGFQALEDDCELLYLTSTPYAQAAEDGLNPTDSRLAIEWPLDMTECSDRDRNHPPLTDAFAGIALRALNPELQEQP
- a CDS encoding class I SAM-dependent methyltransferase, which translates into the protein MIQGALPCNVCQQPLPEPIYRAAPQSSLSSLRRAMDGTLEVFCCAACGHIQTAELCDNGSFYDTEYDILVNSEEEDQIYAVENGQKIFRADHQVATFQGKLALQGALHEGARVVDFGCAKSATMRLLKQQRPDVNVHLFDISDRYVGFWEKFLSPEQWATYTIPPAWQRSFDVVSSFFSLEHIPDLTTALRNIHGLLRDGGVLYAIVPNTFTNSVDFLVADHVNHFTHTSLQTLLANHGFDLLEADAHSHRGAFVVTAVRRPGDSKLAPVLDAQALADTQSAARKLAHFWQQASSHLTDFETQHGSAPAVIYGAGFYGAYTASNLQQPHALRAFVDQNPYLQGSSLAGKPVVALDSIPDEVEVVYLAVNPVIADEVRHTVEAAYPNRFRYFRFQP
- a CDS encoding WbqC family protein — translated: MKVVITQPMLFPWVGLLEQIMLADVLVNYADVQFSKGSFTNRVQIKEPAGTRWMTVPLEKFHLGARIDEVKPATNVDWRAQHLRMLEQAYEAAPHASDMLALVRSVYEADYTNMGALALASMRAVCRYLGIELDRKFVDAPELDIPGRNTDRVLAIVKKLQGDTYITGHGAKNYLAHEDFEQQGVAVEYMNYAMRPYPQLHGAFTPFVSSLDLIANHGPAGKQYMCPQTLHWREFIQ
- a CDS encoding GNAT family N-acetyltransferase produces the protein MIARGSLVLREWRESDIAQLVPLRNDVPTQLQLMTRPRPNSAASVRDWLIAKSKQSDLVLFVIASQADDSVLGYLQLNHIDAVNRHASLGICLASSAQCKGHGRAACEAAFAYASETLCLRKITLEVLAENTRAIALYEKLDFRTVGTLAGHYLQDNRWHDVVLMERMLAS
- a CDS encoding DegT/DnrJ/EryC1/StrS family aminotransferase; protein product: MTQKILYSKPSITELEVEYATDAARNGWGDQCYAYINRFEKQFAEFVGTQYAIATSSCTGAMHMGLAALGIGAGDEVILADTNWIATASPITYVGATPVFVDILPDTWCLDPALVEAAITPRTKAIIATHLYGNLCEMDRLLDIGKRHGIPVIEDAAEAVGSRWHGHATGSQGIFGTFSFHGTKTMTTGEGGMFVTNDRALYDRVMTLNNHGRVPGGKQFWSDFIGFKYRISNVQAAIGCAQLERIDALVARKREIFAEYQAHLGGVAGLALNPEAPGTLNSYWMPTVVFDEALGITRDGLLAAFSRYGIDARVFFYPLSETELFGTSAATARHNAPNSYAIAERAINLPSYHDMSSENIKTVCNVVLDLVREHQETLTCLAS
- a CDS encoding phytanoyl-CoA dioxygenase family protein: MPGILTPDQIETFQRDGLLILRDFYAPSQVEPIQRAVYDIIGLVIDKYRLDIERAPFAPERFDDGYQALIKANRKYGAEVYDAVKQIPAFVRLLGDERHEQLVRSVRPGALPGIAHAGSGIRIDNPREEKFRANWHQEYPAQLRSLDGVVFWSPLVEITPEIGPVEFCPGSHVEGPLPVFSADPDNAGKQGAYALLIKDEASYLARYPHVQPLTKPGDLVMVDFLVLHASGHNTSQRSRWSMQFRYFNFCEPTGRSHGWKGSYANGVDFRTVHPELSVEA
- the fliE gene encoding flagellar hook-basal body complex protein FliE, translating into MDLSNAHSVVSLMNSVLAPTSAVGGSTASGEAGKPSVDFGSVLKSSLDRVDASQQKAESISRSFEMGNNDVDLHDVMLSLQKANIDMQTAVQVRNKLVSAYQSIMSMSI
- a CDS encoding glycosyltransferase family 2 protein, whose amino-acid sequence is MSEIEAIQPEAPQDVAPVKQAEAIQQVALSVCIPTYNRARYLENLLAELVSQTGELKFSYELLIGDNCSTDATEEVVGRYQDKLNIRYFRRPSNLGSDRNLSELYRSAQGKYVLYHADDDLPILAEINNNIDILERNPGVGVVFAPWFIHDLPTRQDLTAFYRQDDNYLIEQHDYAKLLALVLSHHLFPEIYIARREVMNNLYFSAPEHAFYAFVHAAEMLGSSAVYFSKTPFYRSVSRYFADETRAQAGNEQVKFAWDRYRGGLEYLFGKFCHTLPAAERPEWLNAVNQFILLRMKVALRLRTQEGGDWINNYYIANRVRALGEVADLPAPYDLYRVNAAFEYVTKLDPFQPQPPKYATLRRAPLQVFHHAQAFADTEFLVLDDDAAIPHHTVIVTPIPMEIAVPAGREVRFVSELETLAKFP